A region of Etheostoma cragini isolate CJK2018 chromosome 2, CSU_Ecrag_1.0, whole genome shotgun sequence DNA encodes the following proteins:
- the si:ch211-286b5.5 gene encoding guanine nucleotide-binding protein G(I)/G(S)/G(O) subunit gamma-10: MSNNNASNNLITAQRAVKQLRLEASFRRIKVSQAAAELRNFCLQNASKDPLLVGVPSSDNPFRPPKSCSLF, from the exons ATGTCCAACAACAATGCCAGCAACAACTTAATTACCGCTCAAAGGGCCGTGAAGCAGCTCCGGTTAGAGGCCAGTTTTCGGCGGATCAAG GTGTCCCAGGCTGCTGCTGAGCTGAGGAACTTCTGTCTCCAAAATGCCTCCAAGGACCCCCTCCTGGTCGGGGTCCCTTCCAGTGATAATCCCTTCAGACCCCCCAAGTCCTGTTCTCTGTTCTGA
- the LOC117959496 gene encoding uromodulin-like → MNNTSFIIPLSLPFSCVYPLDTDTSLNVAIRPFLPLAAGISGLGTKARASMSLFRYSNYTETYPAGHVTLPVGSPLYVGVSVEERDLSFAVVLEDCYATHSSNPDDSMRHPLIQNKCPTDRKRVSVIESGSSLQARFSALFFLLHNDYRDVYLHCSLSLCERRSFSCVPPCTRRIYRSVSNSDRLSTLSIGPIMWDMSPE, encoded by the exons ATGAACAACACGTCCTTCATCATTCCTTTGAGTCTTCCCTTCTCCTGCGTGTACCCCCTGGACACAGACACCAGCCTCAATGTGGCTATCAGACCATTTCTGCC GCTGGCAGCTGGCATTTCAGGCTTAGGTACCAAAGCCAGAGCCTCCATGTCTCTGTTTCGCTACTCCAACTACACTGAGACTTATCCAGCAGGCCATGTCACCCTTCCTGTGGGCTCGCCATTGTATGTGGGCGTctctgtggaggagagagatTTAAGCTTTGCAGTTGTTCTGGAGGACTGCTACGCCACACACTCATCAAACCCTGACGATTCCATGAGACACCCTCTCATCCAGAACAA ATGTCCCACTGACCGCAAACGGGTGTCAGTGATTGAGAGCGGCTCATCCCTCCAGGCTCGTTTCTCTGCCCTGTTCTTCCTGCTCCACAATGATTACAGGGACGTTTACCTTCATTGCAGCCTCAGCCTGTGCGAACGGAGGAGCTTCTCTTGTGTTCCT CCTTGCACAAGAAGGATCTATCGCTCTGTTTCCAACTCTGATCGTCTGAGTACCCTCAGCATTGGACCAATCATGT GGGACATGTCACCTGAGTGA